Below is a genomic region from Hylemonella gracilis.
CAGGAGCAGTGGCAGGCCGACCCGCATGGCCTGAGCCCGCGGGACCTGGCTATGCAGGTGGTGCTGCCCGAGGTGGACGGCCGCATCGTCACTCGCGCCATCAGTTTCAAGGGCTTGGCCTGGCGCTGCGAGCGCACCGAGGTCGACGTGGCGCGTTACCAGCCCGAACCCGAGCGCATCGCCTTCGTGGCCGAACTCGCACGCCGCTGGTGCGCGCTGCGCGACAAACCGAACACGGACAAGCGCGTGGCCCTCGTCCTTGCCAACTATCCGAACGACGACGCGCGCCTGGCCAACGGCGTGGGCCTGGACACACCGGCGTCCACCGTGGCTTTGCTGCGCGCCATGCAGGGCGCTGGCTATGCAACAGGTGATCTGCCCGACAGCGGCGACGCGTTGATCGCCGCCCTGGTGGCCGGCGTGACCAACAACCTGGGCGCCAACGACCTCCGGCCCGCGGGGCAGAGCCTGTCCATGGCCGACTACCTGCAGGATTTCAATCAGCTCGACCCCGCCAGCCGCGACGCGGTCAGCGCACTGTGGGGCGCGCCCGAGCGCGACCCCATGGTGCGCAGCGGCCGTTTCATGGTGGCCGGCCTGCGCCTGGGGAACGTGTTCGTCGGCATCCAGCCCGCGCGCGGGCGCGATCTCGACCTGGTGGCCAGCTACCACGACGCCGATCTGGTGCCCACGCACAACTACCTGGCGTTCTACTTCTGGCTGCGCCGCCAGTTCGCGGTGGACGCGGTGGTGCATGTGGGCAAGCACGGCAACCTGGAGTGGCTGCCGGGCAAGAGCGTGGCCCTGGGCGCGGCTTGCTGGCCCGATGCCATCCTGGGCCCGCTGCCGCATCTCTATCCCTTCATCGTCAACGACCCGGGCGAGGGCAGCCAGGCCAAGCGCCGCGCGCAGGCCGTCATCATCGACCACCTGATGCCCGCCCTCACGCGCGCCGAAACCTATGGCCCGCTGCAGGAACTCGAACGTCAGATGGACGAGTACTACGAAGCGCTGTCGCTGGACCCGCGCCGTGCCCGCTTGCTGCGCGCAGACATCCTGGCCCACGTGCTGCGCGCAGGCCTGCACACGGAGCTCGGCTTCACCCAGCCTGCGGATGACGCTGGCCGCGAAGCGCTGCTGCAGCGCCTGGATGCCTACCTCTGCGAGATCAAGGAATCGCAGATCCGCGATGGCCTGCATATCCTGGGCAGCTCGCCCGAAGGCCGCCAGCGGATCGACACGCTGGTGGCGCTGGCGCGTTTTCCCGCCGGCACCGCCGCAGGCCAGCGCAGCCTGTTGGTGGCCTTGGCACAAGACTTGGCCCTGGAAGGTGTGGACGGTTTCCATGCCCTGAATCCTGAATGGGCCGCTCCTTGGAACGGTCCCCGTCCCGCCGTGCTGCAGGCCTTGAGCACCGAAGCCTGGCGCCATGCCGGCCACACGCGTGAGCGGCTGGAGTTGCTGGCGCGTGAGCTGGTGCAGCGCCACGTGTTGGGTGAGGCGCTGGCCAGCGCCGATGAACTGCAGCCATGGCCCCACACCGCTCCCGTGCTGCAGCGCATGTGCGCCGTGCTGCGCCCGCGCCTGGACGCCTGTGGCCCGCAGGAGATCGCGCAGTGCCTGGCCGGCCTGTCCGGTCGCGCGGTGCCGGCCGGCCCCAGCGGTGCGCCCTCGCGCGGTCGGCCCGACGTGCTGCCCACGGGGCGCAACTTTTATTCGGTGGACACGCGCGCCGTGCCCACCCAGACCGCTTACGCCATGGGCGCCGCCGCAGCCGAGCGCCTGGTCGAGCGCCATCTGCAAGACCATGGCGTGATGCCGGGGCAAGTGGGCCTCTCGGTCTGGGGCACCAGCACCATGCGCACGGGCGGCGAGGACATCGCCCAGGCCTTCGCCCTGCTGGGCGTGCGGCCCAAGTGGGCGGCCGGCAGCAGCCGGGTGGTGGACATCGAGGTGCTGCCCATGGCCGTGCGCAACCGCCCACGCGTGGACGTGACGCTGCGTGTCTCGGGGTTCTTCCGCGATGCCTTTCCCAATGTGATCGACCTGTTCGATACGGCCGTGCGCGCCGTTGCCGCCATCAACGAGGACGACGAACCCGACGACGTGAATCCCATCCGCGCCCGCGTGCGGCGCGAGGCCACGCAGGCACGGGCGCGGGGTTTGGATGCCGAGTCCGCGCAACGACAGGCCAGTTGGCGCGTGTTCGGCCCGCGTCCCGGTGGTTACGGGGCGGGCCTGCAAGAACTGATGGCCAGCAGGCGTTGGAACGATGGCGCCGACCTGGCGCAGGCCTATCTGCGCGCGGGTGCCTTCGCCTATGGGCAAGGCGAGGGTGGCCACGGCGTGCCCGCGCGCACGAGTTTCGAGCAGCGCCTGGGCGGCCTGGACGCGGTCCTGCACAACCAGGACAACCGCGAGCACGACGTGCTGGATTCGGACGATTACTACCAGTTCCAGGGCGGCATGGCCGTGGCGGTGGCGCAGTTGGCGGGCAGGGCGGCGGCGCTCTACCACGGTGATTTCAGCGTGCCTGGGGTGCCGCGCATCCGCAGCCTGGGCGAAGAGGTGGCGCGCGTGGTGCGTTCGCGTGCCGTCAACCCCAAGTGGCTGGAGGGCGTACGCCGACACGGCTACAAGGGCGCGTTCGAAATGGCTGCCACGGTGGATTACCTGTTCGCCTTCGACGCTACCACCGGTGTCGTGGGCGACCACCAGTACGCTCTGGTGGCCGAGGCTTATCTGCACGACGAGACCAACCGCGCTTTCCTGCAGCAGCACAACCCCGGTGCCCTGCGCAGCATCGGCGAACGCCTGCTGGAGGCCATGCAGCGCGGCCTGTGGGCTGAGCCTGGCGAACACCGCGCGCGCATCGAA
It encodes:
- the cobN gene encoding cobaltochelatase subunit CobN; protein product: MHLLSTRPGGHVEDGGQGVVRVVQTPGDIVVLSAADTTLALLADAARQLPADFPTVRLANLMWLRQPASVDLYVDEVLRHARVVVIDHLGAASDWAYLVERAQQLARSHGSHRGLWLALFSGDFGEDLQLLLRSTAAHDDCRHLWRCLREGGPDHARNFYALIGHAVFGIGDRPEPPMPLPPALVVPSQGVVADLPWREGAPLALLVYYRAHWQSGNTAVFEALQVALSAQGLNSLAVAVDSLKNPASLALLQEQARQHRAGVVLNATSFALSSLDAQDGDGMLEAQTHALAGDAPVLQLITAGCAQEQWQADPHGLSPRDLAMQVVLPEVDGRIVTRAISFKGLAWRCERTEVDVARYQPEPERIAFVAELARRWCALRDKPNTDKRVALVLANYPNDDARLANGVGLDTPASTVALLRAMQGAGYATGDLPDSGDALIAALVAGVTNNLGANDLRPAGQSLSMADYLQDFNQLDPASRDAVSALWGAPERDPMVRSGRFMVAGLRLGNVFVGIQPARGRDLDLVASYHDADLVPTHNYLAFYFWLRRQFAVDAVVHVGKHGNLEWLPGKSVALGAACWPDAILGPLPHLYPFIVNDPGEGSQAKRRAQAVIIDHLMPALTRAETYGPLQELERQMDEYYEALSLDPRRARLLRADILAHVLRAGLHTELGFTQPADDAGREALLQRLDAYLCEIKESQIRDGLHILGSSPEGRQRIDTLVALARFPAGTAAGQRSLLVALAQDLALEGVDGFHALNPEWAAPWNGPRPAVLQALSTEAWRHAGHTRERLELLARELVQRHVLGEALASADELQPWPHTAPVLQRMCAVLRPRLDACGPQEIAQCLAGLSGRAVPAGPSGAPSRGRPDVLPTGRNFYSVDTRAVPTQTAYAMGAAAAERLVERHLQDHGVMPGQVGLSVWGTSTMRTGGEDIAQAFALLGVRPKWAAGSSRVVDIEVLPMAVRNRPRVDVTLRVSGFFRDAFPNVIDLFDTAVRAVAAINEDDEPDDVNPIRARVRREATQARARGLDAESAQRQASWRVFGPRPGGYGAGLQELMASRRWNDGADLAQAYLRAGAFAYGQGEGGHGVPARTSFEQRLGGLDAVLHNQDNREHDVLDSDDYYQFQGGMAVAVAQLAGRAAALYHGDFSVPGVPRIRSLGEEVARVVRSRAVNPKWLEGVRRHGYKGAFEMAATVDYLFAFDATTGVVGDHQYALVAEAYLHDETNRAFLQQHNPGALRSIGERLLEAMQRGLWAEPGEHRARIEDHLLALERRLEEHGEGPWP